The sequence below is a genomic window from Anopheles cruzii chromosome 3, idAnoCruzAS_RS32_06, whole genome shotgun sequence.
AAACAAGCATTGGGGACCGGTTTTAATCAGTTGAAACGAAGCGCATTCATTCATGAGGCAGCTTGTTGTCTGTAAACTTCCGGCTCATGGAATAATCTTCTTTTTTCGTAACGTCACTGCAGATGTGgtagccgagccgagagtcgTGGTGTTTACTTGATCGTGCCGTGGCTAAATAGAGCGCAAAGGCTGCAGCGAAAGATGCGTGCAGCTGGCTTTGTGAGACGCAGAGATAGTGTTTATACCATCAGCCGCCCGGCGCACGACTTGAATGCTTTTGCGTCCGATATGCAGCGTAATACGATCGCAGCTCTCCTTCGACATGTCTCGAATCCCAACAATAGAGGAAACAATTCTGTTgaaggaaacaaattaatacAACACTGCATTGCAAAACATGCAGTTCAGTGGGGAAAGAATGCGTCGAGATTGAAACCTAGGTCGGTATCTAGGTAAGAGTTGCGACCTCCATTCGAAATTTATGTTGTATCGAGTTGGAGTCATCAAGCTACGTTATTAATATGATTAAAGTGGTTTGAAATACATAGTTCACTCCGACACTTTGTTAGTCTTGTCTCCTATTGGAGGATGATATGAATAGGATAAGTTActtttaataaatttcaagCAAATCATGAAACAGCCGCAAACACCTTTTGTAAAAAGTCTCTACAGCTTAACCAATTTGTGTTTTCTAAGCGATCATGCTCCGAACAGCTGATCGTTGATGgtaaaatgaaatttatgtgTTAGTTGGCAATTTCGAACCGTGTAGGCTTCGCACCGAATTTTTTAGGTAAtgagcaaaaaaataaattattttcatcgCAAATTGAACGCGTATCAATTACACGTGTTACCACATCTATCCGCTGCGTTACCTCGTTGATCGATTTTGTGGTACACCTTCCGGGTGGGTGGCAGATGTGTCGGAGTGAACAAAAACCGGGTATCTAAATCAACAATTCGGTGTACCACTTTCTGGACGCAGGCCGCCAAATTTCGGTTAAATATAAAGCGAAAAGATGATCACGTAAACCGTagctttttttctgccttttaTCATTACTTGATCTTCGCAGCGTACCCCGAGGCGTGTTAGCTAATCTAATGAATATTTTCGAGGGTTGTTTATCTTTTCATCTTCCACTTGATGCTTGAGGCGAGTGGAGTTTGAGTGAGAAGAAGGAGGATCAATTATTGCAATTTTTAaaccgccaccatcatcacgtcacgacgacgatgggtcgTCGTAACAGACCGATCTAATAGACGTTCCTCTCGTTTGTGCATTATTTTTCCCCTCTAGCGGTCCATTACTTGAAAAAGCGATGCGGATGTATTGTAACATGCTTAGCCACCGCtaaattggtttaattttacacctttttttgtatttcctTCTAAAACCAACCGGTCTGATGGCTCTCTCGGAGTTGATTGAACCCCCGGGCCAGTTTATGCGCGAGTTGGTACGCGCTTTGCATGTCCAAACGGTTATCGACGGTGCCGCTAGAAGGCAGACCGTAGAGACACACACCTCTAGGGCAGTGTGTTATATGGTTCGTCAGTTCCGCGGCTGCTATggcgggcgaagaaaagcgcATAGCGCCATGTTTTGCCCAATGCCACGCACGTACGCCGGGAAAGAAATGGAACCACTAAAGCATGCACGCGCCTCTTAGAGAAACTCCGACAGGTGGCCACGATTCGCCGTATCAAATCGAAGCGGCACAATCACAACCAACCCCCCCGGCGCTGTACCGTTGGAGTGTAAAGGGATAGGAAAATTAGGTTATCCCCCGAACGGGTGCGACTTTTGGTCGACGACCGGGGACATTCTTTCCACTCATCGGTCCGTTGGCTGGCTATTAACGAGTAATCCGTCACATAATTGCTCGACTGCTTCGCTGGTCCGGATCGCACTGGATTGTGCTGTAGGCAACGATCGTTGGCTTAGAAAGTGTTCTGTGTCGAAATGCGGGATTTAAGGTTGCTTTGTAAAACGATGGTGGGTGTCGGGTGGTGCCGTCATGATGCGGCTGAAAGTGTGTTTGGTACttcaattaaaatgtaatttatcTTATTTTCTCCAACAGTTTTCTAACGTGGAAACCTCCGGCTATGTCGGGTTCGCGAACCTGCCCAACCAAGTGCACCGGAAGTCGGTGAAGAAGGGGTTTGAGTTCACGCTGATGGTCGTCGGCGAGTCCGGTCTCGGCAAGTCGACACTGGTCAACAGTCTGTTTCTCAGTGATCTCTATCCTGAGCGCGTAATACCAAATGCTGTTGGTAAGTAGTTCGATGCTGCTGTGCATTCTTCATTGCGTTAAAGTAGCCGTGTAGTGGCCAAATCAGGAAATAATCGTACAACGTGTTCGGTTGCTAAGTAAATGGAAGTAACTTCGGTCATAGAAACGCCTTGAGGATCACTCTAAAATGTGATGATATTAGGTCAACCGTATGCTCTAAAAAGGTGTGGCACTTAGACTCAAGTGAGCGATGTAAGTGGCAAAAAACATCAACGAACTTCCTTGAAAACGGTGTACGATGCGGAAGCAGCTTCCTAAATGGCAGTGGGCGTAGTTTACAGACCTGCTAATGTACTATTCGTAAGCTTACCGTCTTTTAATGGCACCGGCGTGCTCATCAATTTGCTTTACTGCCGCTCCCACCGGTACGGTTGATAGTGAATGTCTGAATTGTCAAACTGGAACAAACGTTACGTTACGCCATTTTCTATTTACtttgcaattaattaaacatgTAACATGTGAAACATGTGCAAGTAAAAACATGTGaaagtaaaatgaaaacagCCTATGCCACCACTAGCGCATATACGCCAtagcgggcgcgcgcgcgttggaaTGGAATCGCTTAGAAGCGTTACAATTAGTGTTACAGACTCCCCGAAgcgtacgcgcgcgcgcgatcgcgtaATTCGCGATCGTGCATTGAGTAACGTGGAGAGCGAATCCGAACGGCGACCTGTTACTAACGGCTCGATGCGGAAGATCATGGATTTTCCAACTGACATTAAAGTGTGTCTTTTCGCTCCTCGTCGTCTCATTccagaaaagcaaaacatgaCGGTAAAGTTGGACGCGTCGACGGTGGAGATCGAGGAGCGGGGCGTCAAACTGCGCCTCACGGTAGTCGATACGCCCGGGTTTGGCGATGCGATCGACAACAGCGACAGCTTCAGTGCGATCCTCGAGTACATCGATGAGCAGTACGAGCGGTTTTTGCGCGACGAAAGTGGCCTCAATCGGCGCAACATCGTCGATAACAGGATACACTGCTGTTTTTACTTCATTTCACCATTCGGGCACGGGTAAGCACAGCTGCTGGGTGCAAACAGGTTGGAGAGTTGCATCACGCCAactcattttcattttcgcttCAGTTTGAAACCGCTCGATATCGAGTTCATGAAGAAGCTGCACTGCAAGGTGAACATCGTGCCGGTGATCGCGAAGGCAGACGTGCTAACCAAGAAGGAAATTCAACGCCTCAAGTGCCGCATTCTGCAGGAGATCGAAGACAATGGGATCAAAATCTATCCACTGCCCGATTGCGATAgtgacgaggacgaggactaCAAGGAACAGGTACGCCAGCTGAAGGAAGCCGTTCCGTTTGCGGTGTGCGGCTCGACCACGCTGCTGGAGGTGAAGGGACGCAAGGTGCGCGGCCGTCTGTATCCGTGGGGTGTGGTGGAGGTGGAAAACCCGGACCATTGTGATTTCATCAAGCTGCGCACCATGCTGATGTGAGTGTAACGGGTGAAAGCTGGAAGCACGAACGACAGACGATCAAAATAACGCATTACCACACTTTTTCTAGCACACACATGCAAGACCTGCAGGAGGTGACCCAGGAAGTGCACTACGAAAACTATCGTTCGGAGCGGCTGGCGAAATCGGTTCGCAAAAATACCAACTCCGTGATAAAGGAAGAGAACGGTGTACCGGGCGAAGCGCTGTCGGAGAAGGATCGGATTTTGCGCGAGAAGGAGGAAGAGATTCGCCGGATGCAGGAGAAGCTGGCCCAAATGCAGGCCAAatttcaggcacaaaagtaACCGCAAGGAAGGCAGCACAGTGACGGGCAAAGCGATACTATAGTGCGGAACCGCGCAAGTAAAAAGGGCACAATTTTCCATACGCTTCCGGCAGAGTGCACTCCAGCCACTCCAGCAGTAGGCAcaacagagacagagagacattTTTGATAGCTCGTTCGTTGGAGCAACATAATAACCTCATCTCACGAACCGATCGTTTTGGGCGATCGGTCGAAAAAGTTGATCTTTGTTTTCGCCAGCCGCGTCGTTGTACTTCAGGAACGATCCTTTTCCCTCCATATTTCGTGTGCCATCTTCTGCTTCAAGCCAAACAATATGGTGATGGTCCGTTCTGAAGCGACCGAACGATCGTGAATCTCAAATTCGCTCATTTTCTTTCGTGGCTCCTTGAGTCCCTTCACGGTACACACCAATCGGTAGGCCACAGCCCCGTTACGTTGGAGTATTGTCTGGTGGCAAACGTTAGTGCAAGCAACATCGAAAACCCCTCAATATCCTCTTTATAGTTTAGCTCCTAAACCTCTAGCTTTAGCCACTGCAGATGAGTCGAACAGGATGCAATGAAAAGCAATTATATTTACCGTACACGATACAAAAGTGGGCCACGCGGGTACTTAAGCCGGAGCCGATGAGGGAAGGAACACGTTCAGTGTAAATCATAAGACACAAAAACCTTTGACGGGAGCTCTCTTCCGCTAACGCGAAATTATATATCCttttgtgcggtggaaattgCAATATAATGCCTCTGCAAAATATATCCATTCCTTTTCGTTGTTCCACGCGCCGCGCGACCTGTGACATCCGGGTGCAAGCTCGTTGGAGTCGCCACTCCAGAGataaagtgcaaaaaaaatccgagAACGACCGGGAAGCCGACGTAGCGCTTCTTCGGCCGGCTCTGTTTCTCGGACAGCAATAGCGGAATACTGGAAACATGCAAATCTATTATATACATTTCCTAAACTCGTAAGCTACATTACAACAAATGTACGATGTAAAAGGGGTATTTTAGAGTATTACTATATTTTATACGTTTCGGTTTAAACACTAAGACAAGAAAGAATTTTCAATAAAAGCGTATTCTATGAAACGAAACCCTCGGCCATCACGCCCCGGAGTAGCTTCTGTGTCATCCATTTGCTTAACCACTAATTAACATCCCGCCAGGGAAGAAGAGACCTCTTTTACCGATTTTACCGACAATGTATTTTCCTTTTATTCGTCCACCTGCGCCACAATTCGTCCCGCGACGTCTGTTTGGTTTCATCGTAACactgagtgtgtgtttgtgttggttATAATTCGTAGTGTTTTGTGGTGTTTCGTAGGAATGCATCTGAGCGACCTGTTTCGCTTATTTTCTCTTGGTATTTTCCGATTACTTTCTCCGCGTTCATTTGGTTAACATTCGGGGGTTTGCATTAGATGCACGTTCGCCCTTTCTTTTAGAGGCTGCTTTGTACATAAATCAATACACAATCATAAACCGATGACCACCTTTCTGCTTCCTGCTGACTAACCGCGTGGAAATAGTATAGTTTTGAGCAAGCCGCGCTCGCccaggaaagaaaaagaggGAAATGAAGATGGAAAAACTATCACTGAGGAGCCAAATCTATCCTCTGATGGCCCCATTAGCTAGATGTGCAAAGGAACATAATTGAACGCAAAAATGCAAGAACTTCTTTCAGCGGCTGTGTAAATATAATACCCAATCTGGCGTTCACATTCAAAGAGTCAACACGCGTTACCTAAGGACGTTTGTCTACAATCTAACGACCGTTCGCCGATGCGTGCGATCTCGCGCTCTAGTGGACGCGGCAATTTGGTAACTATACTTAATGTTTCGTCGAACCCGATGTTCGGATGCCATCCGCGAACCTACCTTAAACGAAAGCTATGTTAGCTAAACAGTTGCAACTTAATACaattgctgtgtgtgtttccacTAAAATCACCCGACAAGTGTTCCTTCTTACTACACAAGGCTCGCCATCACATTTGACTGTACTACATTCGCTTcattcgtccttttttgtcgttttaCGTTACACGAATGCCATCCTACTGTTTCTAGGCTTCCCTCGTTCGGTCGCTAGCCTAGCGTTGTCGCTTGATTGTTTCTGGTTCTCTCGGTCGCCGAGTTTCATTTCGGTTCGATCCGTGTTCCGCGCTTCCCTGACCTCAACCCGCTCACATTCTCTTATACGAAATATATACAAAATGTATACTGTTATAACTGTGTGTTGATGCTACCATCTGTTAATAGAGTTATCTATCCGTAACGGGCATTTAGACAAATAGTTCGTTTTCGAGTTCTCAAAATCAAATCGCGACGCGAATCAAATGCAAAACAGTTAACAAACAGTTGGTTTGCAAAGCCCATCGTGGCGTCGTTTGGTATCGGcccttgccggtgccggcgaaaGACGTGCGTACCTTTAAACATCTTGCTTCGGTATTTACAAACATCACTGAAACGTTATTAATGTTTCGTTCAGCAGTTGTTTTATATGGTTAATCTGTGTATCTCTCGCTTGGTTTGCTCGTAGTTGCCTTTTTCGTGTTAAATATGTATCCACAGGACGATCACAATTAGTTATTTATGTAAGCTTTTCTCTTTTGCTTTACGATTTCGATTCTTTTATTACAGatctttttgttttactagATTCTTGTTTTGTTAGAGATTCAAGGACAGAAGGAAATAGGCAGCTGATCGGCAATGGGTAAGTACGGCGACCGCAAACCATGATTACATGGTTCCGCTCGCGCAAGCGACAACACTTTGTTTCCAATGTTTGCAAAGTGTCGTTGCCGAACAACTGGCCTCACACGAGTCCATCGGTTGAGGGCGGCGTCGGATTTCCCTTTGCCTCTTTATTGTTATACGTCATTGTAGCTTTGTGAGGATAGTTGCGATCTGTTACAACACGCGCTGTGTTGATGGGCGTTAAAATATCATGAAGTAAAACAGACTCTCCTGAACGCAAAAAGGATAggatcgatgatgatcgccATTGTAGTATGATTGAGATTGGGTAGAATCGTTTCTCGTGCAACAGCTTCCGGTCCAACAATGGACCGAATAGTCAGTGGTGTGAAAGAGTGTATTAAAACAACGTCCGTGTTTCCCCGACGCCGAGATATGCTTCGACAAACGGCTCCAAAAGTGCATCAAGAATGAGGAAAGGATATCTGTATCGGCACTGCTCGCCGATCAACACGATTCGATGGGCTGTCTGCGGGTTGAAGAGAAGGATGTGTGTTTCGTTACTTGTCCGGGGTGGTTGACAAATTCCTTGTGAACAATCTTCTTAGCAGGTACAGTGGTGTGGAGCTGCTCGCTTACAGGTTGATCGTGTCCAGGTCCTGGCACGGGGCCCTCGGACTGTGATCGCTGTTGGAGCTACCCGGGAGATTCACGATTTGATTACCGTtaatggccgccgccatcgccgtcagCGTGgtgccggtcgccgccgttgtGGTCGTTACGCTCCCGCCGGTCGCGGTGCTTCCTACCAAGCCGCTAccgttgtttgtgttgttaaCATTATTGGCATTACTGTTGTTaacgttattgttattgtttttggtcGATTCAGTTGATTGTTGCTTTTTGCTGCCCAATCCGAGCGGAAAGGCAAAGTCCTGGGGCAGCTTGCGCATAATTTTGCCGGACGTGATGAGCCGCCCGAATCCTTCCTGCGAACGAGGACCAACGAAGGGGGTTAAGTATTGGGCCTTCTCACAATCGAGTGCGCTACGGCTTACCTGATGCGCAAACGCGTaaccggaacggagcgatcTGCGGGCTTTACGAGCCGATGGAGTACGCAACACGTCGCTACTTTGACGAGACCGCAGCAAAGCCAGTCGCTGCTGGGCACGAATctgcaagcaagcaagcaagcaggGTGTAAATAATTGCCAATTATGGCAAACCCATAGCACGGTGCCTCTACCTTGTCCGGCAAGCTGGGGAACACGTCGACGAAGTAGAACCGCGAGGCCAGTACCGGTATCATCAGGACAATGACCGTCAGGACGGTAGTGAACCAGAAGGTGGCTTCCTTCATGGCTTGCGTTAGCGATCCGACATACGGGCCACCGATCACGTAGTTGTAGAAGTAGTCGAGAAAGAAGTACCACAGGAGACTGCCCCAGATCATTATGTGATTGAACACGGTCCAGTACGACGTATCGAGTGCGATCTGACGGGAGACAAGGGTTATGGGGTGAATACAATGTTTGCTATGCTCCTGCCACAGTTCCACACATACCTGCGCGGTATTGTCGAGAATCAGTATCGTGGCCACTACCGAACCGAGTAACATGTGGTCGTTCAGAACGTACCCATCCGGAGAAATGCCATCCTTGTACGTGCCTAGTAAAGAGGCGATCGATTTCATTAGCAAACAGTCGGTTTGGCCAAAAGCCAACGCCTTACCGTACGGAATGAGGAACAGTATCAGCGAGCTGAAGATACCGTGCAGGACGCTGCGGATGAACTCGGTCGTATTGAACAGTGCGTTGGTGATGCCGGGTGTGTAGAGCTTCGGATAGTCGACACTATTCTTGTCCGACACGTCCTGCTCGAAGATACCCAACGCCAGCACCGGGAGCGAGGTGTAGAATAGATTGTACACGGATATAAACATCGGATCGAAAACGGTCTGCGGAGTAGAGAGCAATACTGCTGAAAAACGAACCACTGGAGTACCGGACGCTGTACTCACTTGAGCACTGAAGCCGCAAAAAAAGGCATACCAAAAGTGGCACAACGTGAATGCGAAGTTTTTGTAGAAAAAGTAGCGCAAAAATTTACACATCCGATAGTACGACCAGCGGCcgtgcaccagcagcagtctTTCGAGAAACTTGAACTGGGCGATGGAGTAGTCGCTGGCCAAGACGGCCTGCATGCCCTCCTGGCCCGAGATTCCTACGCCGATGTGCGCCGCTATCGGGGAGAATCGAACAGAGCCGGAAATTAGTAGCCTTTCCAGTACCCCGAACATGCGCTTTTCGCTCGCTTACCTTTGATCATCGACACATCGTTGGCACCGTCACCGATCGCTAGTGTGACCGCGTTCTTGGCCCGCTTGATCAGCTCCACGACCATCGCCTTCTGGAGGGGTGTCACGCGGCAGCAGATGACCGCTTTGCAGTGGGAAGCAATTTCCAGGAACTTACTCTCCAGCTCCGACGTCAGACAGTGCACCAACGAGTGGCCGTTGATGACCAGGGCCACGCCCGTGTTCTCGTCCAGCTCGGTGAGCGTCGGTACGCCCTTCTCGAACCCTTCGGAGTAGTTGCTACAGTTTACGCTGCGAATGACGCGTGATCGGTCGATTAGTTCATTCGCTCGTACCGGACCACCGGGtgaagtgagtgagtgagaggaGAGATGGAGAGGATCAGATAAAGGGATCAAGGAATGGGATGGTAGAAGTGGGATCCAAATAGCTAATGAGTGCCTGGGAAAGAATGGTCAACACATCTAGCCACAGTTCCGAAACATTCATTCGCAATTTAAAACACATACTGAACGATAATGTCACGAACAACACAAACGGGGTCCAAACTAAGGTGGGCACACAACACAGGATGGAACTATTCTAGGTTGGTTAGCTATGTGGGCCGGGTTTGTGGGAGGTTAGTTGTGacaaacacggaacacgaaacacaAGATCTATACGCTACAAACACTAACAGAGAGGATGGGCAGATTGAGAGAGAGttagatagagatagagaggtTAATGGAAGGAAGTGTTCTTACGATACTATTACTATTATTCATTGTTTGTTCATCTGTACAGGCATATGAGGAAGGCATTGGCTAGCGTAACTCTGTGTGCATCACGTCAGTAGTGTAATATCTCAAACGGCGAACACCGGTGCGGTTGGTATACTTCGTTACATTGTTTTAGTCGAAGATTGGatgaaaacaatagaaaacgAGATATTGGAGGtaacagaaaacaacaacaaatagAAACAGATAAAACTGTTATACCACAAGAGGTGCAAATAAAACGATataaaagaaacgaaaaagagaCACAACAGAAAGATGTTACAATTTCGTTTAgattttgaaaaacaaaccaaaccaaagtgagcgagagaaagagaaaacaaacaaaaaccacacaacCAACGATTGTGCTTCGCTGTTATGCaacaaaataaagtaaaaacgGGGAAACGATCAACAAAAATACATCAATATTCCGGGTTCGGGGAGCATGATTACATTGGGATTCCAACCGACCGCTGGAAGGTGGGAATGTTTTGGAAGAGatagtaaacaaaacaaaaaaacatgttgGGCAGATCGATAAGGGTCCGCGCGATCGTGTCGTTGTGTACCTGTCCGGTGCCTCCTCGCTTCCTCCTATACTTGTATATTTATGTCTATTATCCCACCTAAACGTcaccaccgaaaccgacggGGGCGAGGTATTCTGTATGTCGACCATCGGcccggagctgctgctgtgggcgCCGTTTGCGGTTACGGCGCTCGTGTCACTGCTGGCGACCGTTTGCGCGTGCACAGTGCTCCCCTTTTGGACATCTGCAATTGAGATGGCAGTGCCAATCAATGATCCTGGGTTACATGGGCAAAAGGGGCACCAGTCTTAAGACTCACTCGCCGGGTGGTAGGTGTTGACAATCCGCAGCGAGTCCATGTACTTGCGCAGCTGCTGTTCAACTTCCGGTTTGGTGAGGCCGTCGATCACAAACACGTCCACCATGTCGTCCGTTAGTAGTTGGCAGGAGTATCCTATGTTTATTGCCGTTTCTGTGGGGGGAGAAAAAACATAGTGATCAGTGGTCCTGGAATGGCGATTAGTCACCTACCTTGCTTATCGCCCGTTAGAACCCATATCTTGATGCCCGCCAGCTGGAGGTTCGCTATCGTTTGCGGCACGCCATCCTGCAGCTTATCCTCTATAGCGGTCACGCCGACCAGCTGCATATCACATTCGATCTCCTCGTATATCGCCCCCAGCTTGTCCTCTCTACCGTCTAAAGATAAGGCAGCTTCTCTCTGGCGCAGCAGCCACGACTCGTAGAACTCCTTCGATAGCCTCCGCTCGGCCAGGACTAGTGTGCGCAGACCTTCGCCAGCGAATTTCTGTAAAACACAAGCGGAACGGTCACATAAACTGCGGTACGGAAGCGACGCGGTACGGCTTCCTACGTTCAGGTGTTCCTGTGTGCGAGCCTTCAGGTCGTGCTGGTTCGGTCCCAGCCGGTCATATATCACACTGTCGGCGCCCTTGCAGTACAGAATAATGGAGTTGTTGCGGCGCAAAACCACGGACATTCGCTTTCTAACATTATTAAAATCTAATATACTCAACAGCTCGTACTCCTGTGGGTGATAGGAAGGAAGAAGGCGTTAAGGGGCGTCCGGGGCGGTGCTACCCACAGACCCACGTCCTTACCTCCATCCGTCCCATGACCTCTATTGTTATACTGTTTGGTGCTCgagatttaaaaacaaatccaaaaTTCCGGGCCGCCGACACGAGGGCCGCCTCGTCAGGACTTTGTGCTTGATAGTCTAGCCTGCGGCGAATATCGGGAATCGGGATCGGTTAGTTCCGGGAGGCTTCGCTTGTCCAGCGGGCGGCCTCCTTCCTGGCTACTTACTTGCCATTTTTGTCCTCCGCCATCACCGTGTGGCACAGAGCTAGTAAACGGAAAAAGTTA
It includes:
- the LOC128271468 gene encoding septin-1; this encodes MSDTSKAFSNVETSGYVGFANLPNQVHRKSVKKGFEFTLMVVGESGLGKSTLVNSLFLSDLYPERVIPNAVEKQNMTVKLDASTVEIEERGVKLRLTVVDTPGFGDAIDNSDSFSAILEYIDEQYERFLRDESGLNRRNIVDNRIHCCFYFISPFGHGLKPLDIEFMKKLHCKVNIVPVIAKADVLTKKEIQRLKCRILQEIEDNGIKIYPLPDCDSDEDEDYKEQVRQLKEAVPFAVCGSTTLLEVKGRKVRGRLYPWGVVEVENPDHCDFIKLRTMLITHMQDLQEVTQEVHYENYRSERLAKSVRKNTNSVIKEENGVPGEALSEKDRILREKEEEIRRMQEKLAQMQAKFQAQK
- the LOC128275075 gene encoding phospholipid-transporting ATPase ID, with the translated sequence MPHATSDSVELEILEIRHDSSDDDADEAAAALGGRRKNPRSCRRQQPPTGSPAGAPGVEGRAASPPKRKRFRRNRTSGRRKSNSQSCGSLYNLAATRPLHAQRSEPNVNFYSSPGEQQYEATIDVNFHVQDSSNTLDDAPVLESCESLGRSRSGRTRCSSAGTGHRLLMGCSSTGGEIGGGGGVGGGRGIDTVHGDDDDDEAGRRRHDGFGDEDPRGGHHRTLGADATHLPAHGLRASIVSMLSRLGMWNTGKAAKGGGQPAAMARSETKSSFDRGQSYISNGATRLRSIFGENERRIRANDREYNTQFKYANNYIKTSKYSILTFLPLNLLEQFQRLANFYFLCLLILQLIPAISSLTPVTTAIPLIGVLMLTAIKDAYDDFQRHMSDSQVNNRRSKALRHGKLVDERWSGVQVGDIIRMDNDQFVAADILLLSSSEPNGLCFIETAELDGETNLKCKQCLPETAAMGQQEDLLWKFNGEIVCEPPNNLLNKFEGTLTWKNQRYPLDNDKILLRGCIIRNTQWCYGVVIFAGKDTKLMQNSGKTKFKRTTIDRLLNFIIIGIVFFLLSICGFCTIAASIWEAFLGYKFQIYLPWERIIPKDYLQGAISIGCLVFFSYAIVLNTVVPISLYVSVEVIRFAQSFLINWDEKMYYEKSKTHAKARTTTLNEELGQIQYIFSDKTGTLTQNIMTFNKCSIAGRAYGDVVDVRTGETVDLSEPPFNSNTSLLLNAEELPGRSTPQPTTTAEPVQIASPSNKQHPPSLHVRFSQHSNSQETQTSISTKQDTQAYIPAQSTTDVPPSGNNTQGLHVSSYSVVTESVDFSFNPEYEPDFRWYDQGLLDAVRADEQHAHNFFRLLALCHTVMAEDKNGKLDYQAQSPDEAALVSAARNFGFVFKSRAPNSITIEVMGRMEEYELLSILDFNNVRKRMSVVLRRNNSIILYCKGADSVIYDRLGPNQHDLKARTQEHLNKFAGEGLRTLVLAERRLSKEFYESWLLRQREAALSLDGREDKLGAIYEEIECDMQLVGVTAIEDKLQDGVPQTIANLQLAGIKIWVLTGDKQETAINIGYSCQLLTDDMVDVFVIDGLTKPEVEQQLRKYMDSLRIVNTYHPANVQKGSTVHAQTVASSDTSAVTANGAHSSSSGPMVDIQNTSPPSVSVVTFRWDNRHKYTSIGGSEEAPDSVNCSNYSEGFEKGVPTLTELDENTGVALVINGHSLVHCLTSELESKFLEIASHCKAVICCRVTPLQKAMVVELIKRAKNAVTLAIGDGANDVSMIKAAHIGVGISGQEGMQAVLASDYSIAQFKFLERLLLVHGRWSYYRMCKFLRYFFYKNFAFTLCHFWYAFFCGFSAQTVFDPMFISVYNLFYTSLPVLALGIFEQDVSDKNSVDYPKLYTPGITNALFNTTEFIRSVLHGIFSSLILFLIPYGTYKDGISPDGYVLNDHMLLGSVVATILILDNTAQIALDTSYWTVFNHIMIWGSLLWYFFLDYFYNYVIGGPYVGSLTQAMKEATFWFTTVLTVIVLMIPVLASRFYFVDVFPSLPDKIRAQQRLALLRSRQSSDVLRTPSARKARRSLRSGYAFAHQEGFGRLITSGKIMRKLPQDFAFPLGLGSKKQQSTESTKNNNNNVNNSNANNVNNTNNGSGLVGSTATGGSVTTTTAATGTTLTAMAAAINGNQIVNLPGSSNSDHSPRAPCQDLDTINL